A stretch of Elgaria multicarinata webbii isolate HBS135686 ecotype San Diego chromosome 5, rElgMul1.1.pri, whole genome shotgun sequence DNA encodes these proteins:
- the LOC134399791 gene encoding ubiquilin-1-like, which translates to MSEHKKSPGAAKGPRVIKVTVKTLKRKEQFEVAESTAVQDFKKLISERFKTPSEQLSLIFAGEILKDQDTLVQHKIGNGSKVHLFIKSQRRPPENPGLPLGNALPIAFLQAPPANVFLSGELQLEQSLDLSAWNGQPEELVASCHELVAQTVENLLLQIVTLNLDASTLNNNPLLLGFLIGVTGMNILGWDATDVSDFVNEAQDQDVTRQELISEVMQHPFMQNLFGNPEQVRQMIMSVPQMQQLAEQNPEINHILNNSEFLQELIDVATSPAVMDEIIRNHDRALSNLESIPGGYSALQQLYNNIEAPMLNAVQAQFQGNPFAPSESKPSSGAISPLAQTENREPLPNPWAPQSNSSGDNLCNSDINSTSHSAGQGYILLALGPGIRPGLRKSESIQTMVHQLTENPEFMQNMSAALSKPEGPTQAFLSHGNCPVSNDAPPPQGWPQQLPPKLAKSEAAALLTNPRAVQALLQLQMSLLALTREAPDFLQALADPDVEPESMEDSDEGGSSSSEAESLISADGSLDMGSEGSKPDDAEAAEEAETEEEADMEDQAPVVLYQLQLEHLRAMGFQNLELNLQALIDTEGDIEAAVEKLTNSRAS; encoded by the coding sequence ATGTCCGAGCACAAGAAGTCTCCCGGGGCTGCCAAAGGCCCCCGGGTCATCAAAGTGACTGTGAAGACCCTCAAACGCAAGGAGCAATTTGAGGTGGCCGAGAGCACGGCTGTCCAGGATTTCAAGAAGCTGATTTCTGAGCGCTTCAAGACGCCCTCTGAGCAGCTGTCGCTGATCTTCGCTGGTGAGATCCTGAAAGACCAGGACACGTTGGTGCAGCATAAGATTGGCAATGGGTCCAAAGTCCACCTCTTCATCAAGTCTCAGAGGAGACCCCCAGAGAATCCAGGCCTACCGCTGGGGAATGCGCTGCCCATCGCCTTCCTGCAAGCGCCACCTGCAAACGTgttcctctctggggagctccaaCTGGAACAAAGTCTGGACCTATCAGCATGGAACGGCCAGCCGGAAGAGCTGGTGGCCTCCTGCCATGAGCTCGTTGCCCAGACGGTGGAGAATCTCTTGCTCCAGATTGTCACGCTGAACCTGGATGCCTCCACCTTGAACAACAACCCCCTTCTCTTGGGCTTCCTCATTGGCGTCACCGGCATGAACATCCTGGGCTGGGACGCCACAGATGTCTCCGACTTTGTGAACGAAGCACAGGACCAGGATGTGACCCGGCAGGAGCTGATCAGTGAGGTGATGCAACACCCTTTCATGCAGAACCTCTTTGGCAACCCTGAGCAGGTCAGGCAGATGATTATGTCCGTCCCTCAgatgcagcagctggccgagcagAACCCAGAGATCAACCACATCCTCAACAACTCTGAGTTCCTTCAAGAATTGATCGATGTGGCCACCAGCCCGGCTGTGATGGACGAGATCATCAGGAACCATGACCGAGCCCTGAGCAACCTCGAGAGCATCCCCGGAGGGTACAGCGCTTTGCAACAGCTGTACAACAACATTGAAGCCCCCATGCTGAACGCGGTGCAGGCGCAGTTCCAGGGCAACCCTTTCGCCCCGTCGGAGAGCAAGCCGTCTTCCGGGGCGATCAGCCCCTTGGCCCAGACGGAGAACCGGGAGCCCCTGCCGAACCCTTGGGCTCCTCAGTCCAACAGCAGTGGCGACAATTTGTGCAACAGTGACATCAACAGCACTAGTCACAGCGCCGGGCAGGGCTACATCTTGCTTGCCTTAGGTCCTGGCATTAGGCCAGGACTCAGGAAATCTGAAAGCATCCAGACCATGGTTCACCAACTGACAGAGAACCCGGAGTTCATGCAGAACATGTCAGCTGCACTCTCCAAGCCCGAGGGCCCCACGCAGGCGTTCCTTAGTCACGGCAATTGCCCCGTGAGCAACGATGCTCCACCCCCTCAAGGGTGGCCACAGCAGCTCCCTCCGAAGCTGGCCAAGTCCGAGGCCGCGGCGCTGCTGACCAACCCGAGAGCGGTCCAGGCTCTCCTCCAGCTGCAAATGAGCCTGCTGGCGCTAACGAGAGAAGCGCCAGATTTCCTCCAAGCCTTGGCAGACCCAGATGTTGAACCTGAGAGCATGGAGGACTCCGACGAGGGAGGGAGCTCGTCCTCGGAAGCAGAGAGCCTCATCTCAGCCGACGGAAGTCTGGACATGGGGAGCGAAGGGTCCAAACCGGATGatgcagaagcagcagaagaagcagaaacagaagaagaagcGGACATGGAAGACCAAGCACCAGTGGTCCTCTACCAACTCCAGCTGGAGCACCTCAGGGCGATGGGCTTCCAGAACCTGGAACTGAACTTGCAGGCGCTAATTGATACAGAAGGGGATATCGAGGCCGCAGTTGAAAAGCTAACAAACTCCCGGGCCTCCTAG